GGGTTCGAACCCGCCCCTTTCACCACCCGCATTCGTTGGCGGGACTGGATCAGGAGACTTAGCATGTCCGCTTCCGTATCTCTCACTTTCCCCGATGGCTCCATTCGCGAATACGCTGCCGGCACGACCGGTGCGCAGGTTGCCGAATCAATTTCCAAGTCGCTCGCCAAGAAGGCTGTCGCGATTGCGCTCGACGGCACCGTGCGCGACCTGTCTGACCCTGTCATCGAGGGCAAGATCGAGATCGTCACCCGCACCGATCCGCGCGCATTGGAGCTCATCCGTCATGATGCGGCGCATGTCATGGCCGAGGCCGTGCAGGAGCTCTGGCCCGGTACCCAGGTGACCATCGGTCCGGTGATCGAGAACGGTTTTTACTACGACTTCGCCAAGGACGAGCCCTTCACGCCCGACGATCTGCCGAAGATCGAAAAGCGGATGAAGGAGATCATCCAGCGCAACAAGCCCTTCACCAAGGAAGTCTGGTCGCGCGACAAGGCGAGGGAGGTTTTTGCCTCCAAGGGCGAAAAGTACAAGGTCGAGCTGGTCGACGCGATCCCGGAAGACCAGGACCTCAAGATCTACTATCAGGGCGATTGGTTCGACCTCTGCCGTGGGCCGCATATGGCGTCCACCGGGCAGATCGGCATGGCCTTCAAGCTGATGAAGGTCGCCGGTGCCTATTGGCGCGGTGACAGCAACAATCCGATGCTGACCCGCATCTACGGCACGGCTTTTGCGGACCAGGAAGACCTGGATCGTTACCTGCACATTCTGGCCGAAGCCGAAAAGCGCGACCACCGCAAGCTTGGTCGCGAGATGGATCTCTTCCATTTCCAGGAAGAAGGCCCCGGCGTCGTCTTCTGGCACGGCAAGGGCTGGCGCATGTTCCAGACGCTGACCTCCTACATGCGCCGTCGGCTCGAGGGCGTCTATGAGGAAGTCAACGCACCGCAGGTGCTCGACAAGTCGCTCTGGGAAACGTCCGGTCACTGGGGCTGGTATCAGGAGAACATGTTTGCCGTGAAATCGGCGCATGCCTTCACCCATCCCGACGACCAGGAAGCCGATCAGAAGGTCTTCGCGCTGAAGCCGATGAACTGCCCGGGTCACGTGCAGATCTTCAAGCATGGCCTGAAGTCCTATCGCGAGCTGCCCGTCCGTCTCGCCGAATTCGGCAATGTCCACCGCTACGAGGCGTCCGGTGCGCTGCACGGCCTGATGCGCGTGCGCGGCTTCACCCAGGACGATGCGCATGTCTTCTGCACGGATGAGCAGATGGCGGCCGAATGCTTGCGAATCAACGACCTGATCCTCTCGGTCTACGAGGACTTCGGCTTCGGCGAGATCGTCGTGAAGCTCTCGACCCGTCCGGATAAGCGAGTCGGCACCGACGACCTCTGGGATCGCGCCGAAAGCGTCATGATGGACGTGTTGAAGCAGATCGAGGAACAGTCCGGCGGCCGCATCAAGACCGGCATTCTGCCGGGCGAGGGTGCCTTCTACGGGCCGAAGTTCGAATACACTTTGCGCGACGCGATCGGCCGAGAATGGCAGTGCGGCACGACACAGGTGGACTTCAACCTGCCGGAACGCTTTGGTGCCTTCTACATCGACGACAAGTCGGAAAAGAAGCAGCCCGTCATGATTCACCGCGCCATTTGCGGCTCGATGGAGCGCTTCCTTGGCATCCTGATCGAGAACTTCGCCGGCCATATGCCGCTCTGGTTTGCACCGCTTCAGGTCGTGGTTGCAACGATCACCTCGGATGCCGACGACTATGGTCGGGAAGTCGCAGAGCAGCTCCGTGATGCGGGCCTGCTGGTCGAGACCGACTTCCGCAACGAGAAGATCAACTACAAGGTTCGCGAGCACTCCGTGACCAAGGTGCCGGTCATCATTGTCTGCGGCAAGCGCGAGGCGGAGGAAAACACCGTCAACATCCGTCGTCTCGGTTCCCAGGAGCAGGTCTCGATGCCGCTCGTCGAAGCCGTCGCGGTACTGGCTGGTGAAGCAACGCCGCCAGACGTCAAGCGCAAGCTGGCAAAGCGCAAGGTCTGAATGGGTAGCTGTCTGGCAGTGTGTCGCAGCACTGTCAGACAGCTGTCATCGAAACGGCATATGACGGAATGATGATTCTCCGCGCGACTGGAGCCTTCTCGTGAAGTTCAAAGAACTGTCCTATGCCAATGAGCGCGACCCCAAGCTCAAGCGCTGGTTCATCCGGTCGATCGAAGGCCTCTCCGGCCGTGACCGATTTACTCGGCTTTATGAGATCTGGCGGAACGACATTGTCGGCAAGACAGACCGCGTCTTCGGCAAGATGCTGGATCTGATCGATGTTGAATTGAAGGTGACGGGCAGCTGGCCACCCGAGAACATTCCCCACGGGCCGATCGTGATCGTTGCCAATCACCCCTTTGGCATCGGCGACGGCATCGCGGTTCTCGCACTCGCCGAGCAGCTCGGACGACCCTTCCGGGTGCTGATCAACAATGAACTCCTGAAAGTGCCGGAAATGGCGCCTTATTCGCTTCCGGTGTCCTTCGAGGAGACCAAGGAAGCGCTTGCGCTCAACATGCAGACCCGCCATGAGGCACTTCGCCTTCTGAAGGAAGGTGTGACCGTGGTCATATTCCCCGCCGGGGGCGTGGCCACCGCGAAGAAGGGGTTCGGTCGCGCCGAGGACCTGCCCTGGAAGATGTTTCCGGCCAAGCTCATCCAGGCCGCCAATGCCAATGTCGTGCCTGTCTATTTCGAGGGCCAGAATGGTCGCCTCTTCCATCTCGCCAGCAGAGTCTCGCTGACGCTGCGCGTCTCGCTGCTGATCCGAGAATTCCGGCGCCTGTCCGGCTCGACGATCCAGGCGCGTGTTGGTGAAATGATTCCCTGGGAAGAGCTGAGCAGCCATGCCAACCGGAAAGACTTGCTTGCGCGGCTCTTCGGTGCGGTCTTCGACATGGCCCCTGCAGAGCGCCGGATCTTCCGCCGCGCAGCGTAAGGTCTCAGGATTTGTTGAGCATAAGCTCGACATCCATATTGGTGCCGGCCTTCACCTCGAAGTCCTTCTGGAAAATCTTGTCCTTGTTGCGGGCGACCGCAGTATACAGACCTTCCGCCAGCACCATGACAGGGAAGGCGCTGACGCTTTCCGCAACGATGTCACCGCCGGAGGTCAGGATGGACCAGGCGGTGTCGGCAATGGCTTCACCACCCTCTTCTGAGACGAGCTTGAGGCCCACCTGCGAAGCGCGGTGCTGCATCGTTGCTTCCGTCAGTTCCCCGGCATCCACGGTGATGTCCGCGCGCACCACGGCATTGATAGCTCCGTATTCTGACACGACGTGATAGGTCCCGGCATTCAGCCGGACAATCGTGTTCGGCTTGACGTCGGCCAGCACGAGGCCGCGCTCGCCGTCTTCGCGGACGTCGGTGGAATAGATGTCGAAGCTCAGCTGCTTGTCGGGAATATGCGTATCGGCACCCGAAATTGCATTGAGGGACATGCCGCCGGCGTCGAGCACGAGTACCTGGTCGGCTATGTCGCCTTCGGATGGAATGTTGAGCTTCTTGGTTGCCCCTGCGCGTCCGAACGACACATTTACGAAATAATCGCCCGGAGCCAGCTGAAAGGCAGCACTTCCGCCTTCCGCGCTTGCCAGAAGCGGGAGCTTGCCATCGACGTCAGGAATAGGACTGAAGACGCGCCAGGACAGGCCATGTTGCATCGGCTGGCCTTCATTGGTCAGCTTGGCATCCAGCTTCACGTTGCGCCCTTGGGCGGGTGTCGCGATGGTGTCCAGGCCCGGCGCCGAGAAGGCCTTCAACTTCGGCATCTTGGTCGAGCCGTTGAGTTGCTTGAACGTTTCGAAGGCTTCCTGTGCATGAAGTGTCGATGCGGCAGCCAGGGTCATGAAGAGCCCGAGCAGCAGCCGGATGAGGCCGGATTGAGGAAACATGCGATGCACTGTGTGTTGACTTCCTTCCCAATGCCGGCAACTTCAAACCGAACCGCATGGCAATTTCAAGACCTGCCGACCCTGCCAAGGCCTATGAAGGTATCAAGAAAATGAAAAAAGACTTCAAGCTGCTCGATTATCTCGCAGTCCGCCGTTCCGTGCCCGCTTTTCAGATGTGCGAGCCGGGTCCGGACAAGGCAGAAATCGAGTCGATCCTGTCGCTGGCGGTTCGTGTTCCCGATCACGGAAAACTCGCTCCCTGGCGTTTTGTCGTTTACCGCGGCGAGGAACGCGCACGCATCAGCGAGGAGCTGCTGAAACTGGCATTGGAGAAGAATCCGCAGCTTTCCGAGGAGATGATCCAGGTCGAGCGCACGCGATTTACCCGTGCGCCGGTTGTCATTGGTGTTGTCTCAACCGCCGCCCCGCATGCGAAGATCCCCGAATGGGAGCAGGTTATGTCTGCCGGGGCCGTGTGCCTCAATCTTCTGATGGCCGCCAATGCCCATGGCTATGTCTCGAACTGGCTGAGCGAGTGGTTTGCCTTCGATGAACGCGCCCATCCGCTGCTGGGCGTGCAGCATGGCGAGAAGGTCGCTGGTTTCATTCATATAGGCTCGACCGAATTCCCGATCGTCGAGCGACCGCGTCCAGCGCTTGCGGATGTCGTGTCATGGCGGGGTGGTGAGGATTGATGTTCTACGATACCGAATCGAATGCCCATGGTATGGCGCATGACCCCTTCAAGGCGATCGTCGCGCCTCGACCCATTGGCTGGATCGGCAGCAAGGGGAGCGACGGGAGCCGCAACCTGTCGCCCTACTCCTTCTTCAATGCCGTGGGCGACCGGCCGAAAATGGTGATGTTTTCGTCGAGCGGTCGCAAGGATAGTCTGCGCAATGTCGAGGAAAC
This DNA window, taken from Peteryoungia algae, encodes the following:
- the thrS gene encoding threonine--tRNA ligase, which gives rise to MSASVSLTFPDGSIREYAAGTTGAQVAESISKSLAKKAVAIALDGTVRDLSDPVIEGKIEIVTRTDPRALELIRHDAAHVMAEAVQELWPGTQVTIGPVIENGFYYDFAKDEPFTPDDLPKIEKRMKEIIQRNKPFTKEVWSRDKAREVFASKGEKYKVELVDAIPEDQDLKIYYQGDWFDLCRGPHMASTGQIGMAFKLMKVAGAYWRGDSNNPMLTRIYGTAFADQEDLDRYLHILAEAEKRDHRKLGREMDLFHFQEEGPGVVFWHGKGWRMFQTLTSYMRRRLEGVYEEVNAPQVLDKSLWETSGHWGWYQENMFAVKSAHAFTHPDDQEADQKVFALKPMNCPGHVQIFKHGLKSYRELPVRLAEFGNVHRYEASGALHGLMRVRGFTQDDAHVFCTDEQMAAECLRINDLILSVYEDFGFGEIVVKLSTRPDKRVGTDDLWDRAESVMMDVLKQIEEQSGGRIKTGILPGEGAFYGPKFEYTLRDAIGREWQCGTTQVDFNLPERFGAFYIDDKSEKKQPVMIHRAICGSMERFLGILIENFAGHMPLWFAPLQVVVATITSDADDYGREVAEQLRDAGLLVETDFRNEKINYKVREHSVTKVPVIIVCGKREAEENTVNIRRLGSQEQVSMPLVEAVAVLAGEATPPDVKRKLAKRKV
- a CDS encoding lysophospholipid acyltransferase family protein translates to MKFKELSYANERDPKLKRWFIRSIEGLSGRDRFTRLYEIWRNDIVGKTDRVFGKMLDLIDVELKVTGSWPPENIPHGPIVIVANHPFGIGDGIAVLALAEQLGRPFRVLINNELLKVPEMAPYSLPVSFEETKEALALNMQTRHEALRLLKEGVTVVIFPAGGVATAKKGFGRAEDLPWKMFPAKLIQAANANVVPVYFEGQNGRLFHLASRVSLTLRVSLLIREFRRLSGSTIQARVGEMIPWEELSSHANRKDLLARLFGAVFDMAPAERRIFRRAA
- a CDS encoding nitroreductase family protein, with the translated sequence MKKDFKLLDYLAVRRSVPAFQMCEPGPDKAEIESILSLAVRVPDHGKLAPWRFVVYRGEERARISEELLKLALEKNPQLSEEMIQVERTRFTRAPVVIGVVSTAAPHAKIPEWEQVMSAGAVCLNLLMAANAHGYVSNWLSEWFAFDERAHPLLGVQHGEKVAGFIHIGSTEFPIVERPRPALADVVSWRGGED